DNA from Actinoplanes sp. SE50/110:
CACCGTACTCAGCGGTCGACGTCAGGAAATCTTCGGCAAGTCTCTTGGCGATGATTTGAGCCGACTCCGATGAAGTGCGGCACGGAGACCGATGCTAACGCTCGGTGATTTGTTTGAGTGGTGAGGGTTTGGACACGTCTGGTGGGGCGTTCCACTTCTGCCAGGCGGAGCCGTCGCAGGTGCGAAGGACGATGCGGCTCACTGTTGGCCCGGTGTACGGCAACACCTCGGTCGGGTACGCCGTAGGGTCTGCCGGGGCCAGACAGAGGCCGGCGTTGTCGACGATCTGATAGCTCGCCGTGTAGCTGCCGGTGTTGCCGTAGACGGTCCAGGTCTGATCGGCGGTGGAGGACGTGCTCGTACACGTCGTCATGGTGGGATATGCGCCGCTGGTGACGCCGGGGCTGCGGAGGCAGTATTCGGTGCCGTTGAGGGTGGTGTAGATGCGACCGGTGGCCGTGTGTGCGCCGTTGACGGCGGGCGGCAGGGTCCATTTCTGGTTCCAGCTGATGTTCGCGGGGTTCGGCGCCTGTTTGCATGGCCACGCGATCAGATAGGTCGAGGCGACGTTCTGATTGGTCACGTCCAGGCAGCGCCCGAATTGCCGATAGTTGACCAGCTGCCTGGTGGCCGGTCCGGCCGCGCCGGCGCCGACGGCGGGATCGGGCTGGAATGTCTGTACGTTGTCGTAGTTGCCGTTGCACTTGGTGTTGGACAGCACGACGAAGCTGCCGGCGAAATCCGGACTCTGCACGTTGAAGCAGTAGTTGTCCAACGTTGATCCGTTGCTGGTGCCCATGATGTTGGCCGAGTCGTTCGTGCTCCACTGCTGTTGAGGTGGCGGTGGGCTGGTAGCGGTGCACTTCTGCATCTTCACCTGTGCACCGGCGGTATGCGGTGATCCTGCGTCCAGACACATGCCGAGCGGGTTGATGCCGGTGCGGGAGGAGACCAGCGAGATCGTGAGGTCGCTGTTGTACGCCCAGATCTGCGGGGCCGGGACGCCGGAGCAGCTTCGCATCTGTACCGGGGTGCCGGC
Protein-coding regions in this window:
- a CDS encoding ricin-type beta-trefoil lectin domain protein yields the protein MIQLRGDDRGSMPLAMLLSIVGVTLSTLVGTVAVSQITEARTSSDRAQALIAAQAGITVATGQFRAATDSTGTGDPARLPAGPLAGNVGPNGGGRYQVTIAYRDLDGNPLTVPLNAQPATAVVVSTGIQAATGAFQQGTNGTRTLQATYAFRLSNQNIPGGQIHVRSSAADLCLDAGSAQPVAGTPVQMRSCSGVPAPQIWAYNSDLTISLVSSRTGINPLGMCLDAGSPHTAGAQVKMQKCTATSPPPPQQQWSTNDSANIMGTSNGSTLDNYCFNVQSPDFAGSFVVLSNTKCNGNYDNVQTFQPDPAVGAGAAGPATRQLVNYRQFGRCLDVTNQNVASTYLIAWPCKQAPNPANISWNQKWTLPPAVNGAHTATGRIYTTLNGTEYCLRSPGVTSGAYPTMTTCTSTSSTADQTWTVYGNTGSYTASYQIVDNAGLCLAPADPTAYPTEVLPYTGPTVSRIVLRTCDGSAWQKWNAPPDVSKPSPLKQITER